Proteins from a single region of Paenibacillus rhizovicinus:
- a CDS encoding extracellular solute-binding protein: MRKWMSIVLSVALVASIITGCTTQKHDAQKKADTEGTNKASNTGNVETAQQEKGTTNEFGWAVPEKTINIDFYAGQDNPEKQKQAQEILQKWLLDHFNVRLNGIYYDVNVDQKLNLMLASGDYPEVITNLSEEQAARFISRGKAVELTPYIDKIAPNIRKKLGDLYKSYLNEEGKLFYIPKFFDAGPFADFSAHIRYDWWKELGSPVINTPDDYFEVMKKMQAAHPKNAKGEKTYALSGFDMSGWGNIFGMLNGIWGLKDGYKEENGNLVHWINTPEGLEMTKYINRYNVEGLLDPDMFINKYDDWKAKFSNERIMGELGPWWVSWNAGHEVWQKSDPHWTDEKRYVQISIKAPSAEKAYLSPQNRRGGLYTIITDKAKDPEAIMKWLNFAITDTGSMITGWGPPNLEESLWTYKDGKFTYTEGPKKKMLDGNFDFTLTEKLGTTRFSLSQSKGAVVSNGESYFPYAYDAYFNKFNKWRAMMDQNLKETVFDNTLQSITIPPTSDLGTKDQQITDALNAGWAKAVLSKSPEECEKAFMELRDKVNKMGMHDLEKYRTEVYQQRLKTWK, translated from the coding sequence GTGAGAAAATGGATGAGCATTGTCTTAAGCGTCGCATTGGTGGCAAGCATTATCACCGGGTGCACAACGCAAAAACATGACGCGCAGAAAAAAGCCGACACGGAGGGTACGAACAAAGCATCAAACACGGGTAACGTGGAAACGGCACAACAGGAGAAGGGTACTACCAACGAATTCGGATGGGCGGTTCCGGAAAAAACGATCAACATTGACTTCTATGCGGGACAAGATAATCCCGAGAAGCAGAAGCAGGCCCAGGAGATTTTGCAAAAGTGGCTGCTGGACCACTTTAACGTCAGGCTTAACGGTATCTACTATGACGTCAATGTGGATCAAAAGCTGAATTTGATGCTAGCTTCTGGTGACTATCCGGAAGTAATCACGAATTTGAGCGAGGAACAAGCGGCGAGATTCATTTCCCGGGGCAAAGCAGTGGAGCTGACACCGTATATCGACAAGATCGCACCTAATATTCGGAAGAAGCTCGGCGATTTGTACAAATCATACCTGAACGAAGAAGGCAAGCTATTCTATATACCGAAGTTTTTTGACGCCGGTCCTTTCGCCGATTTTTCGGCGCATATCCGCTATGACTGGTGGAAGGAGCTGGGATCGCCAGTTATCAATACGCCCGATGATTATTTCGAGGTTATGAAGAAGATGCAAGCTGCGCATCCGAAGAATGCGAAAGGCGAGAAAACGTATGCGCTTTCCGGCTTCGATATGAGCGGATGGGGCAATATTTTCGGTATGTTGAACGGGATCTGGGGACTTAAGGACGGCTACAAGGAAGAGAACGGGAATCTAGTTCACTGGATTAACACGCCGGAAGGACTGGAAATGACGAAGTACATTAACCGGTACAATGTCGAAGGGCTCCTCGATCCAGATATGTTCATCAATAAGTATGACGATTGGAAAGCGAAGTTTTCCAATGAACGGATCATGGGCGAGCTGGGTCCATGGTGGGTTAGCTGGAACGCCGGCCACGAGGTCTGGCAGAAGAGCGATCCCCACTGGACGGACGAGAAACGGTATGTCCAAATTTCCATTAAAGCGCCGAGTGCGGAAAAAGCGTATTTGTCACCGCAAAATCGACGCGGAGGCCTATATACCATTATTACAGACAAGGCGAAGGACCCGGAAGCAATTATGAAATGGCTGAATTTCGCTATTACCGATACAGGGAGCATGATTACCGGCTGGGGACCGCCAAACCTAGAAGAATCCCTATGGACGTACAAGGATGGTAAATTTACGTACACCGAAGGGCCAAAGAAGAAGATGCTGGACGGCAATTTCGACTTCACCCTGACGGAAAAACTGGGGACGACCCGCTTCTCGCTTTCCCAATCCAAAGGCGCAGTAGTAAGTAACGGCGAGTCTTACTTTCCCTACGCTTACGACGCATACTTCAACAAATTCAATAAGTGGCGCGCCATGATGGATCAAAATTTGAAGGAAACGGTTTTTGACAATACCCTCCAGTCCATCACGATTCCGCCGACGAGCGATCTTGGAACCAAGGACCAGCAAATTACCGATGCGCTTAACGCCGGGTGGGCGAAGGCCGTCTTGAGCAAGTCACCAGAAGAATGCGAAAAAGCGTTTATGGAACTGCGCGACAAAGTGAACAAGATGGGCATGCACGACCTTGAAAAATACCGGACGGAGGTTTATCAACAGCGCCTCAAGACTTGGAAATAA
- a CDS encoding ABC transporter permease → MWLIAIPLIAWVLLFSYYPMYGLYMAFVDYLPGQNLLTSHWVGTEHFKAFFNSPDFGIIMRNTLAISGLNILFGFPAPILLAILLNELRSRKFRRIVQTVSYLPYFISWVVVASILFMLLGNEGIVNQLMLHLGWIDTPVSFLGEGKYFWSIITASNIWKDVGWSTIIYLSAIAGIDTEQYEAGKVDGLGRFGAVWHITLPGIRTTIVLLWILGIGGILNAGFEQQLLIGNDQTREYHEVLDTYAYRYGIQLGNYSYGVAIGLLKSVVALLLVFSANHLARKTLDTSIF, encoded by the coding sequence TTGTGGCTGATTGCCATCCCATTGATCGCATGGGTATTGTTATTCAGCTACTATCCGATGTATGGACTCTATATGGCTTTCGTCGATTACTTACCCGGACAAAATCTATTGACGAGTCACTGGGTGGGGACGGAGCACTTTAAGGCGTTCTTCAATTCCCCAGATTTCGGAATCATTATGAGAAATACACTCGCCATAAGTGGCCTTAACATCTTGTTTGGGTTCCCGGCGCCCATCCTGCTGGCGATTCTGCTGAATGAACTGCGAAGCCGTAAGTTCAGACGCATCGTGCAGACGGTCTCATACCTGCCATATTTTATATCCTGGGTGGTCGTGGCAAGCATTCTGTTTATGCTGCTCGGGAACGAGGGCATAGTTAATCAACTGATGCTTCATTTGGGGTGGATCGATACACCTGTTTCTTTCCTGGGTGAAGGAAAATATTTCTGGAGCATCATAACCGCCTCAAATATTTGGAAAGACGTGGGCTGGTCGACCATTATTTATTTATCGGCGATCGCGGGCATCGACACCGAGCAATACGAGGCAGGCAAGGTAGACGGTCTCGGGCGATTCGGAGCAGTATGGCATATCACACTGCCCGGAATCCGGACGACGATCGTTCTTCTCTGGATTCTCGGCATCGGCGGTATACTGAATGCAGGATTCGAGCAGCAACTGTTAATCGGCAATGATCAGACGCGGGAATATCATGAAGTTTTAGACACATATGCCTACCGTTACGGCATCCAGCTCGGAAATTATTCGTACGGGGTTGCGATCGGACTATTGAAATCGGTGGTCGCGCTTTTGCTTGTGTTTAGCGCCAATCATTTAGCACGGAAAACGCTGGACACTTCCATTTTCTGA
- a CDS encoding carbohydrate ABC transporter permease — MPQLFTNSALRHRLFDIANVVFMLIFSFIILYPFVNLIALSLNDGTDAARGGIYFYPRVFSLDSYKLLLQNQKLLDGILISILRVVVGTFSCLCATGLLAYIVTIRTFSGRKFLRLLFLVTMYFSGGLIPSYLLILSLHMTNTFSVYWIPSLINVYFMLIIASYMQNLPDSVSESARMDGASELGIYFRIIFPMSLPVFSATAVFSAVGHWNSWFDVVLYNSSGEWDTLQVYLTRMLLEVEALQTIRDQEQLHAMIGKVSPVTLRAATTIVVTLPIAMVYPFLQKYFVGGITLGAVKG; from the coding sequence ATGCCGCAATTGTTTACGAATTCGGCTCTTCGCCATCGGCTGTTCGATATTGCCAATGTGGTTTTCATGCTTATTTTCTCCTTTATTATTCTATACCCGTTTGTTAACCTGATCGCGCTTTCGTTGAATGATGGCACCGATGCCGCCAGAGGTGGCATATATTTCTACCCCAGGGTATTCAGCCTCGATTCCTATAAACTGCTATTGCAGAACCAAAAGCTACTCGATGGAATACTGATTTCAATTCTCAGGGTTGTCGTGGGAACGTTTAGCTGCCTGTGTGCCACCGGATTGCTGGCCTATATCGTCACGATCAGGACATTCTCGGGTAGAAAGTTTCTCCGTCTGCTATTTCTGGTCACGATGTACTTCAGCGGCGGTCTGATTCCTAGTTACCTCCTGATCCTCAGCCTGCACATGACAAACACGTTCTCGGTCTATTGGATTCCTTCGTTGATCAACGTATACTTCATGCTGATTATCGCGTCGTATATGCAAAATCTTCCTGATTCCGTGTCCGAGTCAGCCCGCATGGACGGCGCTAGCGAGCTGGGGATTTATTTCCGGATTATCTTCCCTATGTCGCTGCCAGTATTTTCCGCTACCGCCGTGTTCAGCGCCGTCGGTCACTGGAACTCTTGGTTCGACGTCGTCCTGTACAATTCGAGCGGGGAGTGGGATACGCTTCAGGTGTACCTGACGCGCATGCTACTCGAGGTAGAAGCGCTGCAGACGATACGAGACCAGGAGCAATTACATGCAATGATCGGCAAGGTATCGCCCGTGACGCTGCGCGCTGCTACTACGATCGTTGTCACGCTGCCGATCGCTATGGTTTATCCTTTTCTACAGAAATATTTTGTCGGCGGGATCACGCTTGGCGCGGTGAAAGGATAA
- a CDS encoding Gfo/Idh/MocA family protein encodes MTDRRYQVAFIGCGGRAREHAPAFVADSRCRVSALVDLNAEAAENLKRDFSFDADVYTDYRKMLEEQKPDIAVITLWTPLHLPVFRDCVEAGVRAVLSEKPMAPTWGDSLEMASIAERTGCQLTFCHQRRFASGNRQVREWIRQEVFGDILRMDLYSWPNLLDCGTHTIDQALSFLSEAEAEWVLGAVDASDPLEWFNVKAETMAFGTIALRSGVRATLSVGVPGADMGAGVRLFGTKGFIEVGWDGEIGKYVLYDEPARKLEVPEPKPGEQMVGVVRNAVDCLVTGEEPELSYKKALRATEIIFAFYESVRQRGRISLPLYDLYGVTDNPFVSMLESGELGRRQSNAE; translated from the coding sequence ATGACGGACCGACGATATCAAGTTGCATTCATAGGCTGTGGGGGAAGAGCGAGGGAGCATGCGCCTGCGTTCGTTGCGGATTCACGCTGTCGTGTTTCAGCTCTGGTGGATCTGAACGCCGAAGCGGCGGAGAACTTGAAGCGCGATTTCAGCTTTGATGCTGACGTTTACACCGACTACCGAAAAATGCTTGAGGAACAAAAGCCCGATATTGCCGTGATCACGCTCTGGACCCCGCTGCACTTGCCGGTTTTCAGAGATTGCGTGGAGGCAGGGGTGCGGGCCGTATTGTCCGAGAAACCGATGGCGCCGACTTGGGGCGATAGCCTGGAAATGGCATCGATTGCGGAGCGTACAGGTTGTCAATTAACATTCTGCCACCAACGCAGATTCGCTTCCGGCAATCGGCAAGTGCGGGAATGGATCCGGCAAGAGGTGTTTGGAGATATCTTACGAATGGACTTGTACTCCTGGCCGAACTTGTTGGATTGCGGCACGCACACAATCGATCAGGCGCTCAGTTTCCTGAGCGAAGCGGAAGCGGAATGGGTGCTCGGCGCCGTCGACGCTTCAGATCCCCTAGAGTGGTTCAACGTGAAAGCGGAAACGATGGCATTCGGAACGATTGCATTACGAAGCGGGGTAAGGGCGACGCTGTCTGTAGGAGTTCCAGGGGCCGACATGGGCGCCGGCGTACGGCTGTTCGGCACGAAAGGCTTTATCGAGGTCGGATGGGACGGCGAGATCGGCAAGTATGTCCTCTATGACGAACCGGCAAGGAAGCTGGAAGTTCCGGAACCGAAGCCGGGGGAACAGATGGTCGGCGTTGTCCGCAACGCCGTCGATTGTCTTGTAACGGGGGAAGAACCGGAACTATCTTACAAGAAAGCGCTTCGAGCGACGGAAATCATTTTCGCCTTCTATGAATCGGTTCGCCAAAGAGGCCGGATAAGTCTTCCGCTATACGACTTATACGGCGTCACGGACAACCCGTTTGTCTCGATGCTCGAATCCGGTGAACTCGGAAGGAGACAATCGAATGCCGAATAA
- a CDS encoding sugar phosphate isomerase/epimerase family protein has protein sequence MPNKLKLGLIGIVEEEAKRDFWCTMGRVAGIGYRGIEGAEQLLEGNAEENVARFHSLGLQVLTCSASRELLREDLEGVIFRARQLHTNRVTIWWAPCDSAESIREDIELYNTAGTKLAAEGIKLCYHNHDHEFRNAFGGVTAMDLLAAGTDPAALFFELDIAWITYGGEDPARMLRKYAGRVPAIHVKDLHGLENQEHPFTTVGTGIVKLREAISTAADIGTEWMVVEQDQLRNLTAFETITASYLNLKEAGLI, from the coding sequence ATGCCGAATAAATTGAAACTCGGCCTAATCGGCATTGTGGAAGAAGAAGCGAAGCGCGACTTCTGGTGCACGATGGGGCGGGTAGCCGGAATCGGCTATCGCGGCATTGAAGGAGCGGAACAATTGCTCGAAGGTAACGCGGAGGAGAATGTGGCACGGTTCCACTCTCTTGGTTTGCAGGTGCTCACCTGCAGCGCGAGCCGGGAACTGCTGCGTGAAGATCTGGAGGGCGTGATTTTCCGTGCTCGTCAGCTGCATACCAATCGCGTCACCATCTGGTGGGCACCTTGCGATTCGGCTGAAAGCATACGAGAGGATATTGAGTTGTATAACACCGCCGGGACCAAGCTGGCCGCCGAAGGAATCAAGCTGTGCTATCATAACCACGATCACGAATTTCGCAATGCGTTCGGCGGCGTGACGGCAATGGATTTGCTAGCAGCAGGTACGGATCCAGCGGCATTGTTTTTCGAATTGGATATTGCATGGATTACCTACGGCGGGGAAGATCCCGCACGGATGTTGCGGAAGTATGCCGGTCGCGTGCCGGCCATTCACGTAAAGGATCTGCACGGACTTGAAAATCAGGAACATCCATTCACGACCGTCGGTACGGGTATCGTCAAGTTGCGCGAAGCGATATCGACGGCGGCGGATATCGGAACCGAATGGATGGTCGTCGAACAGGATCAGCTTCGCAACTTAACTGCATTCGAGACGATTACGGCCAGCTATCTTAATTTAAAGGAAGCTGGGTTGATATAA
- a CDS encoding ABC transporter permease family protein — protein sequence MLRSNKEKQQNYELGELRIFFQIVLPLSLPVMATVALFQTLTYWNDWFLSLVFITDNHNISVQYFLYKMMANIQYLSSNPTAAAEIARAGGMFNFPSETVRMALVVVGVGPIVFAYPFFQKYFIKGLTVGAVKG from the coding sequence ATGCTGCGCTCGAACAAAGAGAAACAGCAGAATTATGAATTGGGCGAGCTGCGGATCTTCTTCCAGATCGTGCTACCACTGTCCTTGCCGGTTATGGCAACGGTCGCGCTGTTCCAGACGCTGACGTACTGGAACGACTGGTTCCTGAGCTTGGTGTTCATCACCGACAACCACAACATCTCCGTGCAGTACTTCCTGTACAAGATGATGGCGAATATCCAGTACCTCTCGAGTAACCCGACTGCGGCGGCAGAGATCGCGCGGGCCGGCGGGATGTTCAACTTCCCCAGCGAGACGGTACGGATGGCGCTGGTGGTCGTAGGCGTTGGCCCGATCGTATTCGCTTACCCCTTCTTCCAGAAATATTTCATCAAAGGCTTGACCGTAGGCGCCGTAAAAGGCTGA
- a CDS encoding type 2 periplasmic-binding domain-containing protein, with protein sequence MKHTKQKASTLLMLLLALALVVSACGKSSNSGGSKDSNTQTAANTDTGSKDNAAATNAETTSADGAIDPSKLKPYKLKVVYEGPPQADEAKVEEALNKLLTEKINATIDLRPIDWGAWDDKMNLLIASREPVDVLFTAQWNGYSKNVAKGAFLDLGPLLDKYGQGIKNLLTQPSWKARKLMGKTMECRRTRSWPPQLV encoded by the coding sequence ATGAAGCACACCAAACAAAAGGCTTCGACGCTTCTTATGCTTCTGCTTGCTCTCGCTCTTGTCGTATCCGCATGCGGTAAGAGCAGCAACAGCGGGGGCAGCAAAGACAGTAACACCCAGACGGCCGCTAACACGGATACGGGCAGCAAGGACAATGCGGCAGCAACTAATGCTGAAACGACGTCTGCAGACGGTGCGATTGATCCTTCAAAGTTGAAGCCGTACAAGCTGAAGGTTGTCTATGAAGGCCCGCCGCAAGCGGACGAAGCTAAAGTAGAAGAAGCGCTGAACAAGCTTTTAACGGAGAAAATCAATGCGACGATTGATCTTAGACCAATCGACTGGGGCGCATGGGACGACAAGATGAATCTGCTGATCGCTTCCCGCGAGCCGGTAGACGTTCTCTTCACGGCACAATGGAACGGTTATTCGAAAAATGTCGCCAAAGGGGCTTTTCTCGACCTAGGCCCGCTGCTCGACAAGTACGGTCAAGGCATCAAAAATCTCTTGACCCAGCCTTCCTGGAAGGCTCGAAAATTAATGGGAAAAACTATGGAGTGCCGACGAACAAGGAGCTGGCCACCTCAGCTGGTGTAG
- a CDS encoding SMP-30/gluconolactonase/LRE family protein, whose translation MKVYYPTCLNCLGEGRIAIVIPEGEGTPDGMTTDLEGKLWIAQWDGFCLSRFRSRHGRASAEGAVPGGAGYVLRVRRRPSRRALRKGLYWSSIDG comes from the coding sequence ATGAAAGTGTATTATCCAACCTGCTTAAACTGCCTTGGCGAGGGCCGCATCGCCATCGTTATTCCAGAGGGCGAGGGAACGCCCGACGGGATGACAACGGACTTGGAAGGCAAGCTCTGGATCGCGCAATGGGACGGCTTCTGCCTCTCGCGATTTCGATCCCGACACGGGCGAGCGTCTGCTGAAGGTGCCGTTCCAGGCGGCGCGGGTTACGTCCTGCGTGTTCGGCGGCGACCGTCTCGACGAGCTCTACGAAAGGGACTCTACTGGTCCAGCATTGATGGATAA
- a CDS encoding Ig-like domain-containing protein, which translates to MKASKKLMIKLLTVICVVMLISTQAIAAPSTDNKAVTGVSFSRASDILAVGDEKELKVIVSPDDATDKTVAWSTSDESVVSIDQAGKVTAKAKGSATITATTTDGEKAASLSIEVVGTGDERDVKLVKAFAENAVYKINSTDIANESDLQNVVIGKVINEARTIELWAVYDMKKTVTTVGYQPAVDETFACDPKAKDGVYTFTVTLNKGDVTETTKELSMPIFHKTVSNSKVSIQLDANGKHQTMDGFGFFGAQKVWQDDGGVPLVDEKWLNTMFKDLGATVWRNELYPNIPVNGDATGTLQDWKTQKPAVQAIVKKAKQLRIPLKIILTVWSPPGEWKVKAGDTWSEDQFSDRTEYYGSTKGGGTLNPKNYADYANWLIAGIKMYKDAGADLYGISLQNEPLFDEPYNSAQYTPAWYVELLNNVVPKIKKIYPNVKIYGAEGMLEHEVTDWHVMQIHKAIVQDPQAIKNIDVFAVHGYSDGVRASAIENHKAYWTKHKQMISDPSHKPTWMTETSGYVNEWRGKDGTPGAFDLGIAIQSALAYGDVSAWVWWQGSENQLSGDTQYILTHGTSEKQWSSVTDKKFEVSKQFYRFIRPNSVRIESTVTNPKYPGLLTTAYKNDKLGNTVVVLVNTENTDLKAVSLNGKGMPNKYKYYITSSNSNDNCRLVGEVNANKISIPAKSVVTLVSGSVTDK; encoded by the coding sequence ATGAAAGCGTCAAAAAAATTAATGATCAAGCTACTCACCGTCATCTGTGTCGTCATGCTGATATCCACGCAAGCAATCGCCGCTCCGTCGACGGACAATAAGGCAGTCACGGGAGTATCGTTCTCCCGAGCAAGCGATATTTTGGCCGTAGGTGATGAAAAGGAACTCAAAGTGATTGTGTCACCGGACGATGCGACAGATAAGACAGTGGCATGGTCTACGTCCGATGAATCGGTTGTCTCAATCGATCAAGCCGGGAAAGTAACGGCCAAGGCCAAGGGTTCTGCAACGATTACCGCGACCACGACGGACGGAGAAAAAGCCGCGAGCCTGTCGATCGAAGTTGTTGGCACCGGGGACGAGAGAGATGTCAAACTTGTCAAAGCTTTTGCGGAGAACGCCGTTTATAAAATCAACAGCACCGACATAGCAAACGAATCGGATTTGCAAAATGTCGTCATCGGCAAAGTGATCAACGAAGCGCGCACCATCGAATTGTGGGCGGTTTATGATATGAAGAAAACCGTCACGACGGTCGGGTACCAACCGGCCGTTGACGAGACCTTTGCGTGCGACCCCAAAGCGAAAGATGGCGTCTATACGTTTACTGTTACCTTGAATAAAGGCGATGTAACCGAGACGACAAAAGAGCTGTCGATGCCCATTTTCCACAAGACCGTTTCCAATTCAAAGGTGTCGATACAGCTTGATGCGAACGGGAAACACCAGACCATGGATGGATTCGGCTTCTTCGGCGCACAGAAGGTTTGGCAGGATGACGGAGGCGTTCCGCTGGTCGACGAGAAATGGCTCAATACGATGTTTAAGGATCTTGGGGCCACGGTATGGCGCAACGAGCTGTATCCTAACATACCAGTTAACGGCGATGCAACCGGTACGCTGCAGGACTGGAAAACACAAAAGCCTGCAGTTCAAGCAATCGTGAAAAAAGCAAAACAACTTCGTATTCCGCTTAAAATTATTTTGACGGTGTGGTCCCCTCCGGGCGAATGGAAGGTGAAGGCCGGCGATACATGGAGTGAAGACCAGTTCAGCGATCGCACCGAGTACTACGGCAGCACGAAGGGTGGCGGAACACTCAATCCGAAAAATTATGCGGACTATGCGAACTGGCTGATTGCCGGCATCAAGATGTACAAAGATGCCGGAGCGGATTTATACGGCATCAGTCTGCAGAACGAACCGCTGTTCGATGAACCTTACAATTCGGCACAGTATACGCCCGCTTGGTACGTGGAACTGCTGAACAACGTTGTGCCGAAGATCAAGAAAATCTATCCTAACGTCAAGATTTACGGGGCCGAGGGCATGCTAGAGCATGAGGTTACCGACTGGCACGTTATGCAGATTCATAAGGCAATCGTTCAGGATCCGCAAGCCATTAAGAATATCGACGTGTTTGCCGTGCACGGGTACTCCGACGGCGTCCGGGCGTCGGCCATCGAGAATCACAAGGCATACTGGACCAAGCATAAACAAATGATCAGTGACCCCTCCCACAAACCCACTTGGATGACGGAAACGTCAGGCTATGTCAACGAGTGGAGAGGCAAGGACGGCACGCCGGGAGCCTTTGACCTAGGGATCGCCATCCAGTCTGCGCTAGCTTACGGAGACGTATCCGCGTGGGTGTGGTGGCAGGGCAGCGAGAACCAGCTTAGCGGGGATACGCAATATATCCTGACGCACGGCACCAGTGAGAAGCAATGGTCCTCCGTCACCGACAAGAAATTTGAAGTGTCCAAGCAGTTCTACCGGTTTATACGGCCAAACTCCGTGCGAATCGAAAGCACGGTAACCAATCCCAAATATCCGGGTCTTCTCACAACCGCCTACAAGAACGACAAACTGGGCAATACGGTCGTTGTTCTGGTGAATACGGAAAATACCGATCTCAAGGCTGTCAGCCTGAATGGCAAAGGTATGCCGAATAAGTATAAGTACTACATTACGTCCTCCAACAGCAACGACAACTGCAGACTGGTAGGCGAAGTGAACGCAAACAAAATTTCGATTCCCGCCAAATCTGTCGTCACGCTGGTCAGTGGAAGCGTAACCGACAAATAA
- a CDS encoding ThuA domain-containing protein — translation MIRVTIWNEFLHEKIHKAVSDVYPDGIHAAIAAGIGEADLEIGTATLEQQEHGLSEEALNRTDVLIWWGHMGHEKVEDAIVHRVHQRVLDGMGLIVLHSGHFSKIFKALMGTTCDLKWREADEKERIWTVDPAHPIAAGVPEHFTLEREEMYGEHFDIPAPDELIFVSWFEGGEVFRSGCTFHRGQGKIFYFRPGHESYPTYYDGNVLKIIRNAVRWAAPSGAAKPMRGNHQPLEPIGKR, via the coding sequence ATGATACGTGTTACGATCTGGAACGAGTTTTTGCATGAGAAAATACATAAGGCGGTTTCCGATGTCTATCCGGACGGCATCCATGCTGCAATTGCGGCCGGGATCGGGGAGGCAGATCTTGAGATTGGAACGGCAACGCTGGAACAACAGGAGCACGGGCTGAGTGAGGAAGCGCTGAACCGGACGGATGTGCTCATTTGGTGGGGACATATGGGGCACGAGAAGGTTGAAGACGCCATCGTACACCGGGTTCATCAGCGTGTGCTTGATGGCATGGGGCTGATTGTCCTTCATTCGGGCCACTTCTCCAAGATCTTTAAAGCGCTGATGGGGACAACATGCGATTTGAAATGGCGGGAGGCGGACGAGAAGGAACGAATCTGGACAGTCGATCCAGCCCACCCGATCGCAGCAGGCGTTCCGGAGCATTTTACGCTGGAGCGTGAAGAGATGTACGGTGAGCATTTCGATATCCCTGCGCCGGATGAACTGATTTTTGTCAGTTGGTTCGAGGGCGGCGAAGTATTCCGCAGCGGCTGCACATTCCATCGAGGGCAAGGAAAAATCTTTTATTTTCGGCCTGGACATGAATCGTATCCGACCTATTATGACGGCAACGTGCTGAAGATCATCCGCAACGCCGTGCGGTGGGCTGCACCTTCTGGTGCTGCGAAGCCGATGCGCGGCAACCATCAGCCGCTGGAGCCGATTGGTAAACGGTAA